Proteins from a single region of Roseofilum capinflatum BLCC-M114:
- a CDS encoding bifunctional pantoate--beta-alanine ligase/(d)CMP kinase has product MHLYKTIAALQTYLQQQSPSEVLGFVPTMGSLHGGHLRLIELARQESDRVVVSIFVNPLQFGPNEDLATYPRNLERDCELCEQAGADVVFAPSPEAMGIGESNQTLVIPPESMTSVLCGQNRVGHFQGVATIVTKLFNIVKPDRAYFGQKDAQQLAIIRQLVKDLNLGVEIIGCPTVREASGLAMSSRNQYLSEQEREQASVLYQGLKNAELEFKNGDRTREGLIGAFEAIAQTMPNVEIEYADLVDPQTLDPLQTIAFEGLLSVAAKVGSTRLIDNMILRDRRPIIAIDGPAGAGKSTIARQVAQNLGLLYLDTGAMYRAVTWLVQQAGIALTDEPAIVELVSESDIRFDSSPNGPVSRSQRPLTSTSAESGRVAYLEKGSSHPLQVFINNQNVTEAIRSLEVTAQVSAIASLRAVRQKLVEQQRLWGKRGGLVAEGRDIGTHVFPDADLKIFLTASVEERAKRRQQDYLAQSSHAPQTLPSTEQLEQAIRQRDYTDSHREIAPLQKSPEAIEIITDNLSIEEVTHKIIALYESTVLSLN; this is encoded by the coding sequence GTGCATCTGTACAAAACGATTGCTGCTCTTCAAACCTATTTACAGCAGCAATCTCCCTCTGAAGTTTTGGGTTTTGTGCCCACCATGGGATCGCTTCATGGGGGGCACTTGCGCTTGATTGAGTTAGCGCGGCAAGAGAGCGATCGCGTGGTGGTGAGCATTTTTGTCAATCCCCTCCAATTTGGCCCCAATGAGGATTTAGCCACCTATCCCCGCAATTTAGAGCGCGACTGCGAACTCTGTGAGCAAGCTGGAGCAGATGTGGTGTTTGCCCCAAGTCCGGAAGCTATGGGGATAGGAGAGAGCAATCAAACCCTGGTAATTCCTCCAGAGTCCATGACTTCGGTTCTCTGTGGCCAAAACCGTGTCGGGCATTTTCAGGGAGTGGCGACGATTGTCACCAAGTTATTCAATATTGTCAAACCCGATCGGGCTTATTTTGGCCAAAAGGATGCCCAACAGTTGGCCATTATTCGCCAACTGGTGAAGGATCTCAATCTGGGGGTCGAGATTATTGGCTGTCCGACGGTGCGGGAAGCGTCAGGTTTGGCCATGAGTTCCCGGAATCAGTATTTAAGCGAGCAAGAGCGCGAACAAGCCTCGGTGTTATATCAGGGACTGAAAAATGCCGAACTGGAGTTTAAAAACGGCGATCGCACCCGCGAAGGATTAATCGGTGCTTTTGAGGCGATCGCCCAAACCATGCCCAATGTAGAAATCGAATATGCAGATTTAGTCGATCCCCAGACCTTAGACCCTTTACAGACGATCGCCTTTGAGGGATTATTAAGTGTTGCTGCTAAAGTGGGTTCTACTCGTTTGATTGATAATATGATCTTGCGCGATCGCCGCCCCATCATTGCCATTGACGGCCCAGCCGGAGCCGGAAAATCGACCATTGCTCGTCAAGTGGCCCAAAACCTTGGCCTATTGTACCTAGATACGGGAGCCATGTACCGGGCTGTCACTTGGTTAGTCCAACAAGCCGGAATTGCTTTAACGGATGAACCTGCGATTGTCGAGTTAGTCAGTGAATCTGACATTCGCTTCGACTCTTCCCCCAATGGGCCGGTCAGTAGGAGTCAACGGCCGTTGACCTCTACATCAGCAGAGAGTGGCCGAGTTGCCTATCTAGAAAAAGGCAGTTCGCACCCCTTGCAAGTGTTTATTAATAATCAAAATGTGACCGAAGCGATTCGGTCTTTAGAAGTCACGGCTCAGGTTTCGGCGATCGCCAGCTTACGCGCAGTCCGGCAAAAACTCGTCGAGCAACAACGGTTATGGGGCAAACGGGGAGGACTCGTAGCCGAAGGACGGGACATCGGAACCCACGTCTTTCCCGATGCCGATCTGAAAATTTTCCTCACAGCTTCTGTGGAAGAACGGGCAAAAAGACGACAACAAGATTACTTAGCCCAATCCTCCCATGCACCGCAAACCCTGCCCAGCACCGAACAATTAGAGCAAGCTATTCGGCAACGAGATTATACCGACAGTCACCGAGAAATTGCCCCCTTACAGAAAAGTCCAGAGGCGATCGAGATTATTACGGATAACCTCAGTATAGAAGAGGTAACCCATAAAATCATTGCTCTCTATGAGTCTACGGTGTTGAGCCTCAATTAA
- a CDS encoding AAA family ATPase: protein MVTLAGYDNFIQIHESSSSQVYRARRTRDNFPVILKFLNQDYPTPEQIRHYKQEYYLTCQFDAPGIIKAYSLEEWHRSYAIALEDFGGISLKQWLQERDPVSVEEFLAIAIAITESLADIHARHIIHKDINPANIILNPASQEIKIIDFGIATQLSRENTTLKNPNVLEGTLAYISPEQTGRMNRSLDYRTDFYSLGVTFYEMLAGRLPFEAEDPLELVHCHIAKMPAALGNGEDIPAAIADIVMKLMAKNAQERYQSAEGLRSDLEKCQQPLEQTGKIVPFPLGQEDIAAQFQIPQKLYGREEEIATLLESFERVAEMGKVELMLVAGYSGIGKSSLVQELYKPITAHRGYFIAGKFDQFQRNIPYSAIVAAFGELVGQLLGESETALQVWREKLLKALGNNGQVIIDVIPEVELIIGKQPSVPALGANEAQNRFNLVFGNFIHVFCDKEHPLTLFLDDLQWADLATLQLMERMLLEGQTEYLLLLGAYRDNEMSAGHPLAMSLAKLRQNKSESIDQIVLNPLPLEEITVLIGDALQQTAETVRDLAELIQQKTGGNPFFINEFLQALYDEELLQFDRQSRSWQWDMGAIAARGFTDNVVELMVEKLQKLPPSSQEILSLAACWGAEFDLELLTWVGKKSALETFELLKIALDRGFILPLSELDENLLIQSYKFGHDRIQQAAYALIPDARKESLHYRIGYTLLQNIPPEAREENIFELVGQFNYGTALITEQKQRDEIAQLNLIACRKAKDATAYQAAREYVNTGLSLLGDNAWKRQYEITLAFHEIAAQLAWLCGDFEAMESFFETVIARAKSLLEKVEVYSTIISSNISRNQLTEAITIARQLLQQLGVSFPETPTENDIQSSLAEIGELIGNRNIKDLVHLPMMTDREKIAIMQVINSIISAAHISVPLLLPLLIALSVKLSIQYGNTSTSAYAYAYYGALSCIRLHDVDTGVKFGQLALKIVSKLDKNVIKAEVLCIIVFSVLHRKFHTKKTLSFMQEAYRSASEFGQLEDIGYAAHNFCLNAFWCGQPLTTLNREASAYCVALVQFNQSITANYCRIHWQTVLNLLGLANDPSILSGESLQEAELVPRLICARDLLGLFMLYLYKLMLCYLFGAIESAQSAANQVKQYLIASSGTVGEPAFLFYDSLTAIATLSSESEQISEVLQQVEQNQTELQYQWAHYAPMNYQHKVDLVEAEKCRFLGQKAEAIELYHKAISGAKENEYIQEEALANELAAKFYLDWGQETVARAYMMEAYYCYARWGAKAKVKHLEENYPQLCQSRTIKTSRSNSHSLLISTNSTIFNPISNLDIATLMKASQSLASEIVLSQLLSQLIKILMENTGAQSGFLILEIEGELLIEAEAGANGEIAVLQSMPLEFVKPDGSVPLMSSAIVNYVARTQDSVVLNDACNEGNFTSQTYIQKFQVKSVLCVPLLEQGQLRGIVYLENNLTTGAFTQERVEIVKLLSGQAAISIENALLYRTLEQKVEQRTTELAVANEEIKALNKQLESENLRMSAELDITRQLQQKMLPEEKELEEIEELDIAGFMESADEVGGDYYDVLRQDGKIKIGIGDVTGHGLESGMLMIMLQTATRVLLESNLANPVQFLDILNHSICKNIERMKTDKHLTLSILDYEDGTVTISGQHENVILVRAGGHLEIIDTLDLGFPVGLVPEIADFTHPTQIDLNPGDLIVLYTDGITEAENSERKFYGFDRLCNLAQENWQLSAVEIRQVIIDDVKQFIGAQKVYDDITLVAIKKN from the coding sequence ATGGTTACTCTTGCCGGATACGACAATTTTATTCAAATTCATGAGAGCAGTAGCTCTCAAGTCTATCGCGCTCGGCGGACAAGAGACAACTTTCCCGTTATCCTCAAATTTCTCAATCAAGACTATCCAACCCCAGAGCAAATTCGTCACTACAAACAGGAATATTATCTCACCTGCCAGTTCGATGCTCCAGGGATTATCAAAGCCTATAGTCTTGAAGAATGGCACAGGAGCTATGCGATCGCGCTTGAAGACTTTGGTGGGATTTCCCTTAAACAATGGTTGCAAGAGCGAGACCCAGTATCTGTAGAGGAGTTTTTGGCGATCGCGATCGCCATTACCGAGAGTTTAGCAGACATTCACGCCCGACACATCATTCACAAAGACATCAATCCCGCCAATATCATTCTCAATCCCGCAAGCCAAGAAATAAAAATCATTGATTTTGGCATAGCCACCCAACTGAGTCGAGAAAATACCACCCTAAAAAATCCCAATGTTTTAGAAGGAACCCTGGCTTATATTTCTCCGGAACAAACTGGCAGAATGAACCGCAGTTTAGACTATCGAACGGATTTTTATTCATTAGGAGTCACTTTTTATGAAATGCTGGCGGGAAGATTGCCCTTTGAAGCTGAAGATCCTTTAGAATTAGTTCACTGTCATATTGCCAAAATGCCTGCTGCATTGGGGAACGGTGAAGACATTCCTGCTGCGATCGCCGATATTGTCATGAAATTGATGGCGAAGAATGCCCAAGAGCGCTATCAAAGTGCCGAGGGATTGCGATCGGACTTAGAAAAATGCCAGCAACCATTAGAACAGACGGGAAAGATTGTTCCATTCCCCCTAGGTCAAGAAGATATTGCCGCACAATTTCAAATTCCCCAAAAGCTCTACGGGCGCGAGGAAGAAATTGCCACATTACTCGAATCATTCGAGCGAGTAGCCGAGATGGGGAAAGTCGAACTGATGCTGGTGGCAGGTTATTCCGGCATCGGCAAATCTTCCCTAGTGCAAGAACTCTACAAACCCATTACCGCCCATCGGGGCTATTTTATTGCCGGGAAATTCGACCAATTTCAGCGCAATATTCCCTATTCGGCGATCGTCGCTGCTTTTGGCGAACTGGTCGGACAGCTACTGGGAGAAAGCGAAACTGCATTGCAAGTCTGGCGAGAAAAATTATTAAAAGCTTTAGGAAATAACGGACAAGTCATTATTGATGTCATTCCCGAAGTCGAACTGATAATCGGCAAGCAACCTTCTGTTCCCGCTTTAGGAGCCAACGAAGCGCAAAATCGCTTTAACCTGGTTTTCGGAAACTTTATCCATGTTTTCTGCGATAAAGAGCATCCGCTAACTCTATTCCTAGACGACTTGCAATGGGCCGATTTGGCGACCTTGCAACTGATGGAGCGGATGTTACTCGAAGGGCAAACAGAATATCTTTTGCTGTTGGGAGCTTATCGAGATAATGAAATGTCCGCCGGCCATCCTTTGGCAATGTCCCTAGCAAAACTGCGGCAAAACAAGAGCGAGTCTATAGACCAGATTGTTTTAAACCCTTTGCCCCTAGAGGAAATTACTGTTTTAATCGGCGATGCCCTCCAGCAAACTGCTGAAACCGTTAGGGACTTGGCTGAGTTAATTCAGCAAAAAACTGGAGGCAATCCGTTTTTTATTAATGAATTTTTACAAGCATTATACGACGAAGAGTTGCTGCAATTCGACCGGCAGTCGAGAAGCTGGCAATGGGATATGGGAGCGATCGCGGCAAGGGGGTTCACCGACAATGTAGTGGAGTTGATGGTGGAGAAGTTACAAAAATTGCCCCCATCCAGCCAAGAAATTTTATCCCTAGCCGCGTGTTGGGGCGCAGAATTTGACTTAGAATTGCTGACCTGGGTCGGGAAAAAATCAGCTCTAGAAACTTTTGAGTTGTTAAAAATAGCTCTCGATCGCGGTTTTATTTTACCGTTATCTGAACTCGACGAAAATCTGCTGATTCAGTCTTATAAGTTCGGACACGATCGCATCCAACAAGCGGCTTATGCGCTGATTCCTGACGCTCGAAAAGAATCGCTTCATTACCGCATCGGATACACGCTACTTCAAAATATACCCCCAGAAGCTAGAGAAGAGAACATTTTTGAGCTAGTCGGCCAATTTAACTATGGAACAGCTTTAATTACCGAGCAAAAACAACGGGACGAAATTGCCCAACTCAATCTCATTGCCTGCCGCAAAGCTAAAGACGCTACTGCCTATCAAGCGGCTAGAGAGTATGTCAACACCGGATTATCGTTACTAGGCGATAATGCCTGGAAGAGGCAATATGAAATAACTCTAGCATTCCACGAAATAGCGGCTCAATTAGCTTGGTTATGCGGAGACTTTGAGGCGATGGAAAGTTTTTTTGAAACCGTTATTGCAAGAGCAAAATCTTTACTAGAAAAAGTTGAAGTTTATAGCACTATAATTAGCTCGAATATCTCCCGAAATCAACTGACCGAAGCGATTACTATAGCCAGACAACTCCTGCAACAGTTAGGTGTCAGTTTCCCCGAAACTCCCACAGAGAATGATATTCAATCTAGCCTTGCAGAGATTGGAGAACTGATTGGCAACAGAAACATTAAAGACCTGGTTCATTTGCCCATGATGACAGATCGCGAAAAAATAGCCATTATGCAGGTTATCAATAGCATTATATCAGCCGCTCATATTTCTGTTCCTCTCTTATTGCCATTGCTGATTGCCTTATCAGTCAAGCTATCCATTCAATATGGAAATACATCGACTTCAGCTTATGCGTATGCCTACTATGGCGCACTCTCTTGTATTCGCCTGCACGATGTCGATACAGGGGTAAAGTTTGGTCAGTTGGCCCTCAAAATTGTATCAAAACTGGACAAAAACGTAATAAAAGCTGAAGTATTGTGCATCATCGTTTTTTCCGTACTACACCGCAAATTTCATACCAAAAAAACCCTATCATTCATGCAGGAGGCTTATAGATCTGCTAGTGAATTTGGCCAATTGGAAGATATCGGATATGCTGCTCACAATTTTTGTCTCAATGCTTTCTGGTGCGGTCAGCCCCTGACTACCTTGAATCGAGAGGCTAGTGCTTACTGCGTTGCTTTGGTGCAATTCAATCAATCGATAACAGCGAATTACTGTCGAATTCATTGGCAAACCGTTTTAAATTTGCTGGGACTTGCGAACGATCCGAGCATTTTGTCTGGAGAGTCTCTCCAAGAAGCAGAATTAGTGCCTCGACTCATCTGTGCCCGTGACTTGCTTGGCTTGTTCATGCTATATTTATACAAGCTTATGCTTTGCTACCTGTTTGGGGCGATCGAATCAGCTCAAAGCGCTGCAAATCAAGTCAAGCAGTATTTAATAGCCAGCTCTGGAACCGTTGGCGAACCTGCTTTTTTATTCTATGATTCTTTAACCGCTATAGCTACTTTGAGTTCGGAATCGGAGCAGATATCAGAGGTACTCCAACAGGTGGAACAAAACCAAACGGAACTGCAATATCAATGGGCCCACTATGCTCCGATGAATTATCAACATAAAGTAGATTTGGTGGAAGCAGAAAAATGCCGATTTCTAGGACAAAAGGCAGAAGCTATAGAACTCTATCACAAGGCAATATCTGGAGCCAAAGAAAACGAATACATTCAAGAAGAGGCTCTGGCTAACGAACTCGCGGCAAAATTTTACCTGGATTGGGGTCAGGAAACAGTGGCTCGTGCTTACATGATGGAAGCTTATTACTGCTACGCTCGCTGGGGAGCAAAAGCAAAGGTCAAGCACCTGGAAGAAAATTATCCGCAATTATGTCAATCGCGAACTATTAAAACTTCGAGAAGCAATTCTCATAGTCTATTGATCTCTACCAACTCCACTATTTTCAATCCGATCAGCAATCTGGACATTGCAACGTTGATGAAGGCATCTCAATCTCTTGCCAGTGAAATTGTCCTGAGCCAATTACTGAGCCAATTGATTAAAATTTTGATGGAAAATACGGGCGCTCAATCTGGCTTTTTGATTTTGGAAATTGAGGGAGAGTTACTCATTGAAGCAGAAGCAGGGGCAAACGGCGAAATAGCGGTATTGCAGTCCATGCCTTTGGAATTTGTCAAACCTGATGGTTCTGTACCCTTAATGTCCTCGGCGATCGTTAACTATGTTGCTCGCACCCAGGACAGTGTAGTTCTTAATGATGCCTGCAATGAGGGCAATTTTACCAGTCAAACCTATATCCAAAAATTTCAGGTAAAGTCTGTGTTATGCGTGCCTCTGCTAGAACAAGGTCAGCTTAGGGGTATCGTCTATCTAGAAAATAACCTAACTACAGGAGCTTTTACCCAAGAACGGGTAGAAATCGTGAAATTATTGTCGGGACAGGCAGCCATCTCTATCGAAAACGCCCTGCTCTACCGCACCCTAGAGCAAAAGGTGGAGCAGCGCACGACCGAGTTGGCTGTTGCCAACGAAGAAATCAAAGCCCTCAACAAGCAGCTAGAGTCGGAAAACCTGCGTATGAGCGCCGAACTCGATATAACCCGGCAGTTACAGCAGAAGATGTTGCCCGAAGAAAAGGAACTGGAGGAAATCGAGGAGCTAGATATCGCCGGTTTCATGGAATCGGCGGACGAAGTAGGCGGCGACTACTACGATGTACTGCGGCAAGACGGCAAAATAAAAATCGGCATCGGCGACGTGACGGGACATGGCTTGGAGTCGGGGATGCTGATGATAATGCTTCAAACCGCCACGCGAGTCCTTCTGGAAAGCAACCTCGCCAACCCGGTGCAATTCCTGGACATCCTCAACCACAGCATTTGCAAAAATATAGAGCGGATGAAGACCGACAAACACCTGACTCTCTCCATCCTGGACTACGAGGATGGAACTGTAACCATAAGCGGACAGCATGAAAATGTTATCCTTGTCCGAGCTGGGGGGCACTTAGAGATAATCGACACTTTGGATTTGGGCTTCCCTGTCGGCCTGGTTCCGGAAATTGCTGACTTCACCCACCCAACTCAAATCGATCTGAACCCCGGCGACCTGATAGTGCTATACACCGATGGCATCACCGAAGCGGAAAATAGCGAAAGGAAATTTTACGGTTTCGATCGCCTCTGCAACCTAGCCCAGGAAAACTGGCAGCTATCGGCCGTTGAGATACGCCAAGTGATTATCGATGATGTGAAGCAATTCATTGGGGCACAAAAGGTTTATGATGATATAACTTTGGTGGCGATTAAGAAGAATTAA
- a CDS encoding septal ring lytic transglycosylase RlpA family protein, which translates to MNQHLWKTLTVSALLLTLGSGSSGHAEPSANLVASESEAIAQREQDSTASMSAKLPEADPHSATKIYPHTLDGQEAATLYVQNIPVLTFLGEPITQETQETQEKAQEVSTVPMAQVSMVNLSNTQAVREAEAVAEKLSVWVRSVDDAEAIALKWDEDLETYLIQANDQTLVTMGQDVILPDTTQNSTQDAVQATNRLRRLLGNAPPIEEVYGKPVTAPGKALNNPSASQGEFVTVQAVSGWASWYGPGFHGNLTANGERYNQYGLTAAHRNLPFNTMVRVTNMDNGRSLVVRINDRGPYIRNRIIDLSKGAAQELGLMSTGVAPVRMEILERQ; encoded by the coding sequence ATGAACCAACATCTTTGGAAAACTTTAACTGTTTCTGCTCTCCTCTTGACCCTGGGATCGGGGTCTTCCGGTCACGCAGAGCCGAGCGCTAACCTTGTGGCTTCTGAGTCAGAAGCGATCGCCCAACGAGAACAAGACAGTACCGCTTCCATGTCGGCAAAGCTCCCTGAAGCCGATCCTCACTCGGCCACCAAAATTTATCCCCATACCCTGGATGGACAAGAAGCCGCCACATTATACGTCCAAAATATTCCGGTTCTCACCTTTTTAGGTGAGCCGATTACACAAGAAACACAAGAAACACAAGAAAAAGCTCAGGAAGTCTCGACCGTGCCCATGGCTCAAGTGTCCATGGTTAACCTATCCAATACCCAAGCAGTTCGAGAAGCTGAAGCAGTCGCCGAAAAACTCTCGGTATGGGTGCGTAGCGTAGACGATGCTGAGGCGATCGCCCTCAAATGGGATGAAGACTTAGAAACCTATCTCATTCAAGCCAATGACCAAACCCTAGTGACTATGGGACAGGACGTAATCTTACCCGACACCACCCAAAATTCCACCCAGGATGCCGTCCAAGCAACCAACCGTCTGCGTCGCCTCCTCGGAAATGCTCCCCCGATCGAAGAAGTCTACGGTAAACCCGTTACCGCTCCAGGCAAAGCCCTCAACAACCCCTCTGCCTCCCAAGGGGAATTCGTTACAGTCCAAGCCGTTAGTGGATGGGCTTCCTGGTATGGCCCCGGATTCCATGGCAACTTAACCGCTAATGGGGAACGATATAATCAATATGGGTTAACGGCTGCCCATCGCAACTTACCGTTCAATACCATGGTGCGGGTTACCAATATGGATAATGGCCGTTCCCTGGTTGTACGGATTAATGATCGCGGCCCCTATATTCGCAACCGCATCATCGACCTGTCTAAAGGCGCAGCCCAAGAACTGGGATTGATGAGTACGGGCGTTGCCCCAGTACGGATGGAAATCCTGGAACGACAGTAG
- a CDS encoding UDP-glucose dehydrogenase family protein, protein MKVCVIGTGYVGLVTGVCLAECGHHVICIDNNEEKVKLMKSGQSPIYEPGLSELMQKSAKAGNLEFSSDLEAGVAHGDILFIAVGTPALPTGDSDTRYVEAVARGIGAHLREGYKVIVNKSTVPIGSGDWVRMIVLDGIAERKKEEGSSNEAIKAEFDVVSNPEFLREGSAVYDTFNPDRIVLGSNSEKAIALMQELYTPIVERKVGTDGSLPPVPVVVTDLSSAEMIKYAANAFLATKISFINEVANICDKVGADVTQVAKGIGLDSRIGNKFLQAGIGWGGSCFPKDVSALIHTADDYNYEAELLKAAVSVNNRQRLMAVEKLQQELKILKGKTVGLLGLTFKPDTDDMRDAPALNLIEQLSRLGAKLKAYDPIISQSGMRHGLSDVIVESDVDMLADGCDALVLVTDWQQFLKLDYAKMAKKMAHPVMIDGRNFLDPKPLEAAGFRYVGIGR, encoded by the coding sequence ATGAAAGTTTGTGTAATTGGTACAGGTTACGTTGGTTTGGTGACTGGTGTCTGTCTAGCTGAATGCGGCCACCATGTGATCTGTATTGATAACAATGAAGAGAAGGTCAAGTTGATGAAGTCCGGCCAGTCCCCCATTTATGAACCCGGATTGTCCGAATTAATGCAAAAATCAGCCAAAGCCGGTAACTTGGAATTCAGCTCCGATTTAGAGGCTGGAGTCGCCCATGGGGATATCCTGTTTATTGCCGTGGGAACCCCGGCCCTACCCACTGGAGATAGCGACACTCGCTATGTGGAAGCAGTGGCTCGTGGCATTGGGGCCCATCTCCGGGAAGGTTATAAAGTCATTGTTAATAAATCTACTGTTCCCATTGGTTCCGGGGACTGGGTACGGATGATTGTCCTCGATGGCATTGCCGAACGCAAGAAAGAAGAAGGCTCTAGCAACGAGGCGATTAAAGCTGAATTTGATGTGGTCAGCAACCCAGAATTTCTACGGGAAGGTTCAGCAGTTTATGACACTTTTAATCCCGATCGCATCGTCCTGGGCAGCAACAGTGAAAAGGCGATCGCCCTGATGCAAGAACTCTATACCCCCATCGTCGAACGCAAAGTCGGCACGGATGGCTCCTTACCTCCGGTTCCCGTCGTCGTTACCGATCTCAGTTCTGCCGAGATGATTAAATACGCCGCCAATGCCTTCCTCGCCACCAAAATTAGCTTTATTAACGAAGTCGCTAATATTTGCGATAAAGTCGGCGCAGACGTGACCCAAGTCGCCAAAGGCATCGGACTCGATTCCCGGATTGGGAATAAGTTCTTACAAGCCGGAATTGGTTGGGGGGGTTCCTGTTTCCCCAAAGATGTTTCTGCTTTAATTCATACTGCCGATGACTATAACTATGAAGCGGAACTACTCAAAGCAGCCGTCAGTGTCAACAACCGTCAACGGCTAATGGCAGTAGAAAAACTACAACAGGAACTGAAAATCCTTAAAGGGAAAACCGTTGGTCTGTTGGGACTGACGTTCAAACCCGATACGGATGATATGCGAGATGCTCCAGCGTTAAACTTAATTGAACAACTCAGCCGCTTAGGAGCCAAGCTCAAAGCTTACGATCCCATTATCTCTCAGTCAGGAATGCGTCACGGTCTCTCCGATGTGATTGTGGAATCCGATGTAGATATGTTAGCTGATGGTTGTGATGCTCTAGTATTAGTGACGGATTGGCAGCAGTTTTTGAAATTGGATTATGCCAAAATGGCCAAGAAAATGGCCCATCCGGTGATGATTGATGGTCGTAACTTCCTCGATCCTAAACCCCTAGAAGCGGCTGGATTCCGTTATGTAGGAATTGGTCGCTAA
- a CDS encoding UDP-glucuronic acid decarboxylase family protein, with amino-acid sequence MRILVTGGAGFVGSHLIDRLMEAGHEVICLDNFYTGNKRNILQWLDNPYFELIRHDITEPIRLEVDQIYHLACPASPIHYQYNPIKTTKTSVLGTINMLGLAKRVKARILLASTSEIYGDPDVHPQTEDYRGNVNTIGIRSCYDEGKRIAETLCFDYHREHGLEIRVARIFNTYGSRMLENDGRVVSNFVVQALKGIPLTVYGDGSQTRSFCYVSDLVEGLMRLMNGDHVGPVNLGNPDEYTILELAEKIQQKINPDAEIQYKPLPADDPRQRQPDITRAREWLGWEPTIPLNDGLEKTIADFRDRLSQS; translated from the coding sequence ATGAGAATCCTTGTAACGGGGGGAGCTGGCTTTGTTGGCTCTCACCTTATTGACCGTTTGATGGAAGCGGGTCATGAAGTCATCTGTTTAGATAACTTCTACACGGGAAACAAACGAAATATTCTTCAGTGGCTCGATAATCCCTATTTTGAGCTGATCCGACATGATATTACCGAACCCATCCGGTTAGAGGTCGATCAGATCTATCACTTGGCTTGTCCAGCATCACCGATTCATTATCAATACAACCCCATTAAGACGACCAAAACTAGCGTCTTGGGAACCATTAACATGCTCGGACTCGCCAAGCGAGTAAAGGCACGCATATTACTAGCATCTACTTCAGAAATCTATGGCGACCCTGATGTGCATCCCCAAACCGAAGACTATCGGGGAAATGTAAACACCATCGGTATTCGCTCCTGTTATGACGAAGGCAAGCGAATTGCTGAAACTCTATGTTTTGACTACCATCGGGAACATGGTCTAGAAATTCGCGTGGCTCGAATTTTTAATACCTATGGCTCTCGCATGTTAGAAAATGATGGTCGAGTAGTGAGTAACTTTGTTGTACAAGCCCTGAAGGGGATTCCCCTAACCGTTTATGGGGATGGCTCCCAAACTCGCAGTTTCTGCTATGTTTCCGATCTGGTAGAAGGGTTAATGCGGTTGATGAATGGTGACCATGTAGGGCCGGTCAATCTGGGTAACCCGGATGAATATACCATTCTGGAGTTAGCCGAAAAAATTCAACAAAAGATTAATCCGGATGCCGAAATTCAGTATAAACCCCTTCCGGCAGACGATCCCCGGCAACGACAACCGGACATTACTCGCGCTAGAGAATGGCTAGGATGGGAACCGACGATTCCTTTGAATGACGGTTTAGAGAAAACGATCGCCGATTTCCGCGATCGCCTGAGCCAATCCTGA